Proteins found in one Mytilus edulis chromosome 2, xbMytEdul2.2, whole genome shotgun sequence genomic segment:
- the LOC139513386 gene encoding MOB-like protein phocein isoform X1 has product MKMKMADGSTAVLRRNRPGTKAEMWSKWSDIAYEEMDNTLAVQQYIQQAINKDVNDVEGILNQPDGVDEGVWKYEHLRQFCMELNGLSVKLQAECNPETCTQMTATEQWIFLCAAHKTPKECPAIDYTRHTLDGAACLLNSNKYFPSRVSIKESSVAKLGSVCRRVYRIFSHAYFHHRTLFDEYENETNLCKRFTIFVTKYNLMSKENLIVPILDDQELIEGESEA; this is encoded by the exons ATGAAGATGAAAATGGCCGATGGAAGTACAGCAGTCCTCCGACGAAATCGGCCAGGAACAAAAGCTGAG ATGTGGTCAAAATGGAGTGACATAGCTTATGAAGAAATGGATAATACATTAGCTGTACAACAG TATatacagcaagctataaacaaAGACGTAAATGATGTAGAAGGTATCTTAAATCAGCCTGATGGTGTTGATGAAGGAGTTTGGAAATATGAACATTTACG gCAGTTTTGTATGGAATTGAATGGATTATCAGTCAAGTTACAG GCTGAATGTAATCCAGAAACATGTACACAAATGACAGCAACAGAACAATGGATCTTTCTATGTGCCGCACATAAAACACCTAAAGAG TGTCCAGCAATAGACTACACAAGACACACACTAGACGGAGCTGCATGTTTATTAAATAGTAATAAATATTTCCCAAGCAG GGTCAGTATAAAGGAATCATCAGTAGCTAAACTAGGATCAGTATGCAGAAGAGTTTATAGGATATTTTCACATGCTTACTTCCATCACAGAACATTATTTGATGAATATGAA AATGAGACCAACctatgtaaaagatttacaatatTTGTGACGAAGTACAATCTAATGTCCAAAGAGAACTTAATTGTACCTATATTAGATGACCAAGAATTAATTGAAGGAGAAAGTGAAGCATGA
- the LOC139513386 gene encoding MOB-like protein phocein isoform X2: MWSKWSDIAYEEMDNTLAVQQYIQQAINKDVNDVEGILNQPDGVDEGVWKYEHLRQFCMELNGLSVKLQAECNPETCTQMTATEQWIFLCAAHKTPKECPAIDYTRHTLDGAACLLNSNKYFPSRVSIKESSVAKLGSVCRRVYRIFSHAYFHHRTLFDEYENETNLCKRFTIFVTKYNLMSKENLIVPILDDQELIEGESEA; the protein is encoded by the exons ATGTGGTCAAAATGGAGTGACATAGCTTATGAAGAAATGGATAATACATTAGCTGTACAACAG TATatacagcaagctataaacaaAGACGTAAATGATGTAGAAGGTATCTTAAATCAGCCTGATGGTGTTGATGAAGGAGTTTGGAAATATGAACATTTACG gCAGTTTTGTATGGAATTGAATGGATTATCAGTCAAGTTACAG GCTGAATGTAATCCAGAAACATGTACACAAATGACAGCAACAGAACAATGGATCTTTCTATGTGCCGCACATAAAACACCTAAAGAG TGTCCAGCAATAGACTACACAAGACACACACTAGACGGAGCTGCATGTTTATTAAATAGTAATAAATATTTCCCAAGCAG GGTCAGTATAAAGGAATCATCAGTAGCTAAACTAGGATCAGTATGCAGAAGAGTTTATAGGATATTTTCACATGCTTACTTCCATCACAGAACATTATTTGATGAATATGAA AATGAGACCAACctatgtaaaagatttacaatatTTGTGACGAAGTACAATCTAATGTCCAAAGAGAACTTAATTGTACCTATATTAGATGACCAAGAATTAATTGAAGGAGAAAGTGAAGCATGA